Proteins from a single region of Streptomyces sp. HUAS 15-9:
- a CDS encoding FecCD family ABC transporter permease: MLVDSPPEQRAETAPAPPTRRAIRAVGLVIAVAVLVLVALASIAIGAKALPLDQVWHGLFHDSGTYGDVVVDERLSRTVLGLLAGAALGLSGAVLQALTRNPLADPGLLGINAGASAAVVTAITYFGVTSLSGYVWFAFAGAAAVGALVWFLGGSRGATPVRLALAGTAISAALYGYLQAVMIMDDAALGKMRFWTVGSLASATDSTILQVLPFLAVGTLLALGLARPLNALAMGDDTARALGADLNRTRALAMLAATVLCGAATAACGPIVFVGLMVPHVVRSFTGPDLRWILPYATVLSPVLLLGADVVGRIVARPSELQVGIVTAILGGPVFIFLVRRRRTAQL, from the coding sequence GTGTTGGTCGACAGTCCTCCCGAACAGCGCGCGGAGACCGCCCCCGCGCCCCCAACCCGTCGGGCGATACGGGCCGTTGGGCTCGTCATCGCCGTGGCGGTCCTGGTGCTCGTCGCCCTGGCGAGCATCGCGATCGGCGCGAAGGCGCTCCCGCTGGACCAGGTCTGGCACGGCCTGTTCCACGACTCGGGGACGTACGGCGACGTCGTCGTCGACGAGCGGCTGTCGCGTACGGTCCTCGGCCTGCTCGCCGGTGCCGCGCTCGGGCTTTCGGGCGCGGTGCTGCAGGCGCTCACGCGCAATCCGCTGGCCGACCCCGGGCTGCTCGGCATCAACGCGGGCGCCTCGGCCGCGGTCGTCACCGCCATCACCTACTTCGGCGTCACGAGCCTGAGCGGGTACGTGTGGTTCGCGTTCGCCGGCGCGGCGGCGGTCGGCGCACTGGTCTGGTTCCTCGGCGGCAGCCGGGGCGCCACACCGGTGCGCCTCGCGCTCGCCGGTACGGCGATCAGCGCCGCGCTGTACGGCTATCTCCAGGCTGTGATGATCATGGACGACGCGGCGCTGGGCAAGATGCGCTTCTGGACGGTCGGTTCACTGGCCTCGGCGACCGACTCGACCATCCTTCAGGTACTGCCGTTCCTCGCGGTCGGCACCCTCCTCGCGCTCGGGCTCGCCCGGCCGCTGAACGCCCTGGCGATGGGCGACGACACCGCCCGCGCCCTCGGTGCCGACCTCAACCGCACCCGGGCCCTCGCGATGCTCGCCGCCACCGTGCTGTGCGGCGCCGCGACCGCGGCCTGCGGGCCCATCGTGTTCGTCGGCCTGATGGTCCCCCACGTCGTGCGCTCCTTCACCGGCCCCGACCTGCGCTGGATCCTGCCGTACGCGACCGTCCTGTCGCCGGTGCTGCTGCTCGGTGCCGACGTCGTCGGCCGGATCGTCGCCCGGCCCTCCGAACTCCAGGTCGGCATCGTCACCGCGATCCTCGGCGGTCCGGTCTTCATCTTTCTCGTACGACGGCGGAGGACTGCGCAGCTGTGA
- a CDS encoding sterol-binding protein: MATIEECRDALEKLSDNMRDARGGVREAAALDRSVSCYVTDLDVTFLGRMTDGRIVVDETLPGPPPRKAQIRLTMAGDDMVALVDGELHFAKAWGSGRVRLEASLLDLFRLRKLL; encoded by the coding sequence ATGGCCACGATCGAGGAGTGCCGCGACGCACTCGAAAAGCTTTCGGACAACATGCGGGACGCCCGGGGCGGCGTCCGCGAGGCCGCCGCCCTGGACCGTTCGGTGAGCTGCTACGTCACCGACCTGGACGTCACCTTCCTCGGCCGGATGACCGACGGCCGGATCGTGGTCGACGAGACCCTTCCGGGACCGCCGCCCAGGAAGGCCCAGATCCGGCTCACCATGGCCGGCGACGACATGGTGGCCCTGGTCGACGGCGAACTGCACTTCGCCAAGGCCTGGGGCTCGGGCCGGGTGAGGTTGGAGGCGAGCCTGCTCGACCTGTTCCGCCTCAGGAAGCTTCTGTAG
- a CDS encoding glycosyltransferase family 4 protein gives MSHVSSNSPHGQSPLRTVQVLGGGNAGSSAHVRSLAAGLVARGVRVTVCAPVEADRSYDFTGVGAEHVHIPRSSDPGSVAALRAVCADADLVHAHGLHASFRTVLALSGRDTPLVVTWHNRAHAEGARGHLLRLLERRVVRTAAVVLGTTSDLVDRARRTGARDARLAAVALPGSRPPAEVDDPDRQPPKVRAELGATGRPLLIAVGSLDRHRGYDVLLDAARAWSRLDPAPLLVIAGEGPLRPELQRRIEDEELPVRLIGRREDARELLDAADLALLTSRWEPRSVLAQEALHARVPLVATAVGGIPDLVGDAAELVPYGDAAALAEAVVRLLGDPARCELLRDRGVRQAAGWPTEDETVAQVLSVYDELTQPRAFS, from the coding sequence GTGAGCCACGTGAGCAGCAACTCGCCGCACGGTCAGTCGCCGCTGCGCACCGTGCAGGTGCTGGGCGGAGGCAACGCCGGCAGCAGCGCGCACGTGCGCTCCCTGGCCGCCGGGCTCGTCGCGCGGGGCGTGCGCGTCACGGTGTGCGCCCCCGTCGAGGCCGATCGCTCCTACGACTTCACCGGGGTCGGCGCCGAGCACGTCCACATCCCGCGCAGCAGCGACCCGGGTTCCGTCGCCGCGCTGCGGGCGGTCTGCGCGGACGCCGACCTGGTGCACGCGCACGGGCTGCACGCCTCCTTCCGTACCGTGCTCGCGCTCAGTGGCCGGGACACCCCGCTGGTCGTCACCTGGCACAACCGGGCGCACGCCGAGGGAGCCCGCGGGCATCTGCTGCGGCTGCTGGAGCGGCGGGTCGTGCGGACGGCGGCCGTGGTGCTCGGCACCACCTCGGACCTCGTGGACCGGGCGCGCCGCACCGGCGCCCGGGACGCCCGGCTCGCCGCCGTCGCGCTGCCCGGCTCGCGCCCGCCCGCCGAGGTGGACGACCCCGACCGGCAACCCCCCAAGGTGCGGGCCGAACTCGGCGCCACCGGACGTCCGTTGCTCATCGCCGTCGGCTCCCTCGACCGGCACCGCGGCTACGACGTCCTGCTGGACGCGGCCCGCGCGTGGTCCCGCCTCGATCCTGCGCCGCTGCTCGTGATCGCGGGGGAGGGGCCGCTGCGCCCGGAGCTGCAGCGGCGGATCGAGGACGAGGAGCTGCCGGTCCGGCTCATCGGGCGGCGGGAGGACGCGCGCGAGCTGCTCGACGCCGCCGATCTCGCGCTGCTGACCAGCAGGTGGGAGCCTCGCTCCGTCCTCGCCCAGGAAGCCCTGCACGCGCGCGTGCCGCTCGTCGCGACCGCCGTCGGCGGCATCCCGGACCTCGTCGGCGACGCGGCCGAACTCGTCCCGTACGGCGACGCGGCGGCGCTCGCCGAAGCCGTCGTACGACTGCTCGGCGACCCGGCGCGCTGCGAACTGCTCAGGGACAGAGGCGTACGGCAGGCGGCCGGCTGGCCGACCGAGGACGAGACCGTGGCCCAAGTCCTCAGCGTGTACGACGAGTTGACACAGCCGCGCGCCTTCTCCTAG
- a CDS encoding ABC transporter ATP-binding protein, protein MTATGRTNNRRSTVNRLSAEDVTLAYDQRVIAERLSVEIPDNSFTVIVGPNACGKSTLLRALSRMLKPSRGRVLLDGQVIQSMPAKKVARTLGLLPQSSIAPDGITVGDLVGRGRYPHQGILRQWSAEDERVVRESMARTRVAHLADRYVDELSGGQRQRVWIAMALAQQTPLLLLDEPTTYLDIQHQIDVLDLCAELHEEQGRTLVAVLHDLNHAARYATHLIALRSGRVIAEGAPNDIVTAELVEEVFGLRCQVIDDPETGTPLVVPAARRARVEAKDGVEAKVAATEAS, encoded by the coding sequence ATGACCGCCACCGGCCGGACGAACAACCGAAGGAGCACAGTGAACCGCCTGTCCGCCGAGGACGTCACCCTCGCCTACGACCAGCGCGTCATCGCCGAGCGGCTGTCGGTGGAGATCCCCGACAACTCCTTCACGGTGATCGTCGGCCCGAACGCGTGCGGCAAGTCGACGCTTCTGCGGGCGCTGTCCCGGATGCTGAAGCCCAGCCGGGGCCGGGTGCTGCTCGACGGGCAGGTCATCCAGTCGATGCCCGCGAAGAAGGTCGCGCGGACGCTCGGTCTGCTGCCGCAGTCGTCCATCGCGCCCGACGGGATCACCGTCGGCGACCTGGTGGGCCGCGGCCGCTATCCGCACCAGGGCATCCTGCGCCAGTGGTCCGCCGAGGACGAGCGGGTCGTGCGGGAGTCCATGGCGCGGACCCGTGTCGCCCATCTCGCCGATCGGTACGTCGACGAGCTGTCCGGCGGTCAGCGCCAGCGCGTGTGGATCGCGATGGCGCTCGCCCAGCAGACCCCGCTGCTGCTCCTCGACGAGCCGACCACCTATCTGGACATCCAGCACCAGATCGACGTCCTCGACCTGTGTGCCGAGCTGCACGAGGAACAGGGCCGCACCCTGGTCGCCGTGCTGCACGACCTCAACCACGCGGCTCGTTACGCCACGCATCTGATCGCGCTCAGGAGCGGTCGGGTGATCGCCGAGGGCGCCCCGAACGACATCGTCACCGCGGAGCTGGTCGAGGAGGTCTTCGGACTGCGCTGCCAGGTCATCGACGACCCGGAGACGGGCACGCCCCTGGTGGTGCCCGCGGCGCGCAGGGCCCGCGTGGAAGCGAAGGACGGCGTGGAAGCGAAGGTCGCCGCTACAGAAGCTTCCTGA
- a CDS encoding PucR family transcriptional regulator: MDSGTDSGTHGRAGSGFDTQGAGITVQRALELPGLRSGLPEIIAGADRLGRTVRWVHAGEVPNIASLLKGGELLLTTGYGLGTRPADQRAFVRTLAERGIAALVVELGPRFTRLPAALVDTARAAGLPLVQLHREVPFVTVTEEIHTEIVNGHYALLQRAEEVHRRCTEALLGGGGVPQVLSILADFSGNPVFLETTDGQLLYAAGSGPEGADPLQVWEGLRGHHKDAPPSAGSVLVDVPGGGPGTGSVRARLVLLPVRNPLAPVHRIAAERAAGILAVVLMQARQEEELAARGRGDFLTDLAEGRIAAEDAPAQARVLGFKPGNSPLLPVVMRLGDTLSPGGGWAVLARAVAEELASVGVPVLLGVRPVEGRVPLLLGLRSESERSAVADRVAAALRAGAERAGMQRPGAQPPVVVVGVAAGWAAASAGLRHAAETATAAQGLSDRPWYDARRLDIDLLLWRLRDHPDLAAFVDRAIGPLRDHDNRSKPPLLPTLETYLAHAGRKAETARELHLNRQTLYNRLARIGELLGTDLEDPQTVLALSLALRARRHVP, translated from the coding sequence ATGGACAGCGGTACTGACAGCGGTACGCACGGCAGAGCCGGCAGCGGATTCGACACGCAGGGCGCGGGGATCACCGTTCAGCGGGCGCTGGAGCTGCCCGGGCTGCGCAGCGGGCTCCCGGAGATCATCGCGGGCGCCGACCGGCTGGGGCGCACCGTGCGCTGGGTGCACGCGGGCGAGGTGCCGAACATCGCCTCGCTGCTGAAGGGCGGCGAGCTGCTGCTCACCACCGGCTATGGCCTGGGCACCCGCCCGGCCGACCAGCGGGCGTTCGTGCGGACCCTCGCGGAGCGCGGCATCGCGGCCCTGGTCGTGGAGCTCGGGCCGCGCTTCACCCGGCTGCCCGCCGCCCTCGTCGACACCGCGAGGGCGGCCGGTCTGCCGCTCGTCCAGCTGCACCGCGAGGTGCCGTTCGTGACGGTCACCGAGGAGATCCACACCGAGATCGTCAACGGCCACTACGCGCTGCTCCAGCGGGCCGAGGAGGTGCACCGCCGCTGTACCGAGGCCCTGCTGGGCGGCGGCGGGGTGCCGCAGGTGCTGAGCATCCTGGCCGACTTCAGCGGTAACCCGGTGTTCCTGGAGACGACCGACGGTCAGCTCCTGTACGCCGCCGGATCCGGGCCGGAGGGCGCGGATCCGCTGCAGGTGTGGGAGGGGCTGCGCGGCCACCACAAGGACGCGCCGCCGTCGGCCGGTTCGGTGCTCGTGGACGTACCGGGCGGCGGGCCGGGCACGGGGTCGGTGCGCGCCCGGCTGGTCCTGCTGCCGGTGCGGAATCCGCTGGCTCCCGTGCACCGGATCGCCGCCGAGCGGGCCGCCGGCATCCTGGCCGTCGTGCTGATGCAGGCCCGTCAGGAGGAGGAGCTCGCGGCGCGCGGGCGCGGCGACTTCCTGACCGACCTCGCCGAGGGGCGCATCGCGGCCGAGGACGCGCCCGCGCAGGCCCGGGTGCTGGGCTTCAAACCGGGCAACAGCCCGCTGCTGCCGGTGGTGATGCGGCTGGGCGACACCCTCTCCCCGGGCGGCGGCTGGGCGGTCCTGGCGCGCGCGGTCGCGGAGGAGCTGGCCTCGGTGGGGGTGCCGGTCCTGCTGGGCGTGCGGCCTGTGGAGGGGCGGGTGCCGCTGCTGCTCGGGCTGCGGTCGGAGTCGGAGCGGTCGGCCGTGGCCGACCGGGTCGCGGCGGCGCTGCGGGCCGGGGCGGAGCGGGCCGGGATGCAGCGGCCGGGAGCGCAGCCGCCCGTCGTGGTCGTCGGGGTGGCGGCTGGCTGGGCGGCGGCGTCGGCCGGGTTGCGGCACGCGGCGGAGACCGCGACGGCGGCGCAGGGTCTGTCGGACCGCCCCTGGTACGACGCCCGCCGCCTCGACATCGACCTCCTGCTGTGGCGGCTGCGCGACCACCCGGACCTGGCGGCCTTCGTGGACCGCGCCATCGGCCCGCTGCGGGACCACGACAACCGCTCCAAGCCGCCGCTGCTGCCCACGCTGGAGACCTATCTGGCGCACGCGGGCCGCAAGGCCGAGACGGCCCGCGAGCTGCACCTCAACCGGCAGACGCTCTACAACCGCCTCGCCCGCATCGGGGAGTTGCTGGGCACCGACCTCGAAGACCCGCAGACGGTACTGGCGTTGAGCCTGGCCCTGCGCGCCCGTCGGCACGTGCCCTAG
- a CDS encoding TlyA family RNA methyltransferase codes for MAGVVRRRLDAELVRRKLARSREHASQLIAAGRVTVGKTVATKPATQVETAAAIVVQNDDSDPEYVSRGGHKLAGALAAFVPQGLVVQGQRALDAGASTGGFTDVLLRAGAAHVVAVDVGYGQLAWSLRNDERVTVKDRTNVRELTLEAIDGEPVDLVVGDLSFIPLGLVLPALKRCVQPDADLVMMVKPQFEVGKERLGSGGVVRSPQLRAEAVRGVAEKAWELGLGVRGVTASPLPGPSGNVEYFLWLRAGAPELDPADVDRAVAEGPR; via the coding sequence GTGGCAGGAGTCGTACGCCGTCGTCTGGACGCGGAGCTGGTCCGCCGGAAGCTCGCGCGCTCGCGTGAGCACGCCAGCCAGCTGATCGCCGCGGGGCGGGTCACCGTCGGCAAGACCGTCGCGACGAAGCCGGCCACACAGGTGGAGACCGCGGCCGCGATCGTGGTCCAGAACGACGACAGCGACCCGGAGTACGTGTCCCGGGGCGGCCACAAGCTGGCCGGCGCGCTTGCGGCCTTCGTGCCCCAGGGGCTCGTCGTCCAGGGGCAGCGCGCACTGGACGCCGGCGCCTCCACCGGCGGCTTCACCGACGTCCTGCTGCGGGCGGGCGCCGCGCACGTCGTCGCCGTCGACGTCGGTTACGGCCAACTCGCCTGGTCTCTCCGGAATGATGAACGCGTCACCGTCAAGGACCGTACGAACGTACGCGAGTTGACGCTTGAAGCGATCGATGGGGAACCTGTGGATCTTGTCGTGGGTGATCTGTCCTTCATCCCGCTCGGCCTGGTGCTGCCCGCCCTGAAGCGGTGCGTGCAGCCGGACGCCGACCTGGTGATGATGGTCAAGCCGCAGTTCGAGGTGGGGAAGGAAAGGCTGGGGAGCGGGGGAGTCGTACGGAGTCCGCAGCTGCGGGCGGAGGCCGTACGGGGCGTGGCCGAGAAGGCGTGGGAACTGGGGCTCGGTGTGCGGGGAGTCACCGCCAGCCCACTGCCCGGACCGTCCGGCAATGTCGAATACTTTCTGTGGCTGCGGGCCGGAGCACCGGAACTGGACCCGGCCGATGTTGACCGTGCAGTGGCGGAGGGGCCGCGTTGA
- the recN gene encoding DNA repair protein RecN, whose amino-acid sequence MVLCVLEEMRIRSLGVIDDAVVELSPGFTAVTGETGAGKTMVVTSLGLLLGGRADPALVRIGAGKAVVEGRITVASGAAVVVRAEEAGAELDDGALLISRTVSAEGRSRAHLGGRSVPVGVLAELADELVAVHGQTDQQGLLKLSRQRQALDRYAGEAVAGPLTKYTGAYRRLRAVSAELEEIVTRARERAQEADILRYGLDEVAGVEPRAGEDVELAEEAERLGHAEALSSAATAGHAALAGNPEDPEGIDASTLVAGAHRALEAVRSHDPALASLADRIGEIGILLGDVAGELAGYADDLDADPLRLAAVEERRAALTALTRKYGEDINAVLAWAEQGAARLTELDGDDGRIGELTAERDALRTELGGLAQALTDARTEAAERFAAAVTAELASLAMPHARVSFDIRQTEDPEGVEVGGRTVAYGPAGADEVELLLAPHPGAPPRPIAKGASGGELSRVMLAVEVVFAGTDPVPTYLFDEVDAGVGGKAAVEIGRRLARLAKTAQVVVVTHLPQVAAFADRQLLVEKTNDGSVTRSGVKVLEGEERVRELSRMLAGQEDSQTARAHAEELLAAARADG is encoded by the coding sequence ATGGTCTTGTGCGTGCTGGAAGAGATGCGGATACGGTCGCTCGGAGTCATCGACGATGCCGTCGTCGAGCTGTCGCCCGGGTTCACCGCCGTCACCGGTGAGACAGGTGCGGGCAAGACCATGGTGGTCACCAGCCTGGGGCTGTTGCTGGGCGGGCGCGCGGACCCGGCGCTCGTACGGATCGGTGCCGGCAAGGCGGTCGTCGAGGGGCGGATCACCGTGGCCTCGGGTGCCGCCGTCGTCGTACGGGCGGAGGAGGCCGGCGCCGAGCTGGACGACGGGGCGCTGCTGATCAGCCGTACCGTTTCCGCCGAGGGACGGTCGCGGGCCCATCTGGGCGGGCGCAGCGTGCCCGTGGGGGTGCTCGCCGAACTCGCCGACGAACTGGTCGCCGTGCACGGGCAGACCGACCAGCAGGGTCTGCTCAAGCTGTCCCGGCAGCGGCAGGCCCTCGACCGGTACGCGGGCGAGGCGGTCGCCGGGCCGCTGACCAAGTACACCGGGGCCTACCGGCGGCTGCGGGCCGTCTCCGCCGAGCTGGAGGAGATCGTCACGCGCGCGCGTGAGCGGGCCCAGGAAGCCGACATCCTGCGCTACGGGCTCGACGAGGTCGCGGGCGTGGAGCCGCGGGCCGGCGAGGACGTGGAGCTGGCGGAGGAGGCCGAGCGGCTCGGCCACGCGGAGGCGCTGTCGTCCGCCGCGACCGCCGGGCACGCCGCTCTCGCGGGCAACCCCGAGGACCCCGAGGGCATCGATGCTTCGACGCTCGTGGCGGGTGCGCACCGGGCCCTGGAGGCCGTGCGCTCCCACGACCCGGCGCTGGCCTCGCTCGCCGACCGCATCGGCGAGATCGGGATCCTGCTGGGCGACGTGGCGGGCGAGCTCGCCGGGTACGCCGACGACCTGGACGCCGACCCGCTGCGGCTGGCGGCCGTGGAGGAGCGGCGGGCAGCGCTCACCGCGCTCACCCGCAAGTACGGCGAGGACATCAACGCCGTGCTGGCCTGGGCCGAGCAGGGAGCCGCGCGGCTGACCGAACTCGACGGCGACGACGGACGGATCGGCGAGCTGACCGCCGAACGGGACGCGCTCCGCACCGAGCTGGGCGGTCTCGCCCAGGCGCTGACGGACGCGCGCACGGAGGCCGCCGAGCGGTTCGCCGCAGCCGTGACCGCCGAGCTGGCCTCCCTCGCGATGCCGCACGCGCGCGTGTCCTTCGACATCCGGCAGACCGAGGACCCCGAGGGCGTCGAGGTCGGCGGGCGCACGGTCGCCTACGGCCCGGCGGGCGCCGACGAGGTCGAGCTGCTGCTCGCACCGCATCCGGGAGCGCCGCCGCGGCCCATCGCCAAGGGGGCGTCCGGCGGTGAGCTCTCGCGCGTGATGCTCGCCGTGGAGGTCGTGTTCGCGGGGACCGACCCGGTGCCGACGTATCTCTTCGACGAGGTCGACGCCGGTGTCGGCGGCAAGGCCGCGGTCGAGATCGGCCGGCGGCTGGCGCGGCTGGCGAAGACCGCGCAGGTCGTCGTGGTCACCCACCTGCCCCAGGTCGCCGCGTTCGCGGACCGGCAGCTGCTCGTGGAGAAGACCAACGACGGGTCGGTCACCCGCTCCGGTGTGAAGGTCCTCGAGGGCGAGGAGCGGGTCCGTGAACTGTCCCGGATGCTCGCCGGGCAGGAGGACTCGCAGACGGCCCGGGCCCACGCCGAGGAACTGCTGGCCGCGGCCCGCGCGGACGGCTAG
- a CDS encoding NAD kinase — protein sequence MTQNRARTVFLLAHTGRPAAIRSAELVVKGLLRSGVGVRVLEYEARDLPLPEEVELVEEATPQSLDGCELLIVLGGDGTLLRGAEFARASGVPMLGVNLGSVGFLAEAERDDLDKVVDRVVSRAYEVEERMTVDVVVHRNGDIVHTDWALNEAAVQKAGAEKLLEVVLEIDGRPVTGFGCDGIVLSTPTGSTAYAFSAGGPVVWPEVEALLMVPISAHALFAKPLVTSPESVLAVEVLPHIPPGVLWCDGRRTVELPPGARVEVRRGAVPVRLARLHHASFTDRLVAKFALPVSGWRGAPH from the coding sequence TTGACACAGAACCGAGCTCGTACTGTTTTCCTGCTTGCCCACACCGGGCGGCCCGCGGCGATCCGCAGCGCCGAGCTCGTGGTCAAGGGGCTGCTGCGGTCCGGCGTCGGCGTACGGGTCCTGGAGTACGAGGCGCGCGATCTGCCGCTGCCCGAGGAGGTGGAGCTCGTCGAGGAGGCGACTCCGCAGAGCCTCGACGGGTGCGAGCTGCTGATCGTGCTCGGCGGTGACGGCACGCTGCTGCGCGGCGCCGAGTTCGCCCGCGCGTCCGGCGTGCCGATGCTCGGCGTCAACCTCGGCAGCGTCGGATTCCTCGCGGAGGCCGAGCGCGACGACCTGGACAAGGTCGTCGACCGGGTGGTGAGCAGGGCGTACGAGGTCGAGGAGCGGATGACCGTCGATGTGGTCGTGCACCGCAACGGCGACATCGTGCACACGGACTGGGCGCTGAACGAGGCGGCGGTGCAGAAGGCGGGCGCCGAGAAGCTGCTCGAGGTCGTGCTGGAGATCGACGGGCGGCCGGTGACGGGCTTCGGGTGCGACGGGATCGTGCTGTCGACGCCGACCGGGTCGACGGCCTACGCCTTCTCCGCGGGCGGGCCCGTGGTGTGGCCCGAGGTCGAGGCCCTGCTGATGGTGCCGATCTCGGCCCACGCGCTGTTCGCCAAGCCGCTCGTCACCTCGCCGGAGTCGGTGCTCGCCGTGGAGGTGCTGCCGCACATTCCGCCCGGCGTGCTGTGGTGCGACGGCCGGCGCACCGTCGAGCTGCCGCCGGGGGCGCGGGTCGAGGTGCGGCGGGGAGCGGTGCCGGTGCGACTGGCCCGGCTGCACCACGCCTCCTTCACGGACCGGCTGGTGGCGAAGTTCGCACTGCCGGTCTCCGGGTGGCGGGGAGCGCCCCACTAG
- a CDS encoding FecCD family ABC transporter permease, with translation MKTHRTTRAGRALRTPGGLSVRLDVRALIVVVLLLVAALTASVLLIGTGDAEIPAVDVLRTLAGNGTAFQDFIVNELRLPRVLVGLLVGASLGLGGALFQSVSRNPLGSPDVLGLSQGSTAGALVVIVLTSGSADEVTIGALIGGLVTGLAIYLLAWKQGAHGYRLVLVGIGVSAVVTAVNGYLLTKADLVDAARAVVWMTGSLGGRDWSQVWPLLTLCAVLVPLVLANARGLRMLEMGDDVAYALGVRVERVRLLMLVSAVLLTAAATAAAGPVSFVALTAPQLARRLTCSPGPNLVPSLCMGAALLVTADWAAQRAFGADQLPVGVVTGVLGGIYLLWLLVTERKAGRI, from the coding sequence GTGAAGACTCACCGGACGACCCGCGCGGGCCGCGCCCTACGCACGCCCGGCGGGCTCTCCGTCCGGCTGGACGTCCGCGCGCTGATCGTCGTCGTCCTGCTGCTGGTGGCCGCGCTCACCGCGAGCGTGCTGCTGATCGGCACCGGCGACGCCGAGATCCCGGCCGTCGACGTCCTCAGGACGCTGGCCGGGAACGGCACGGCGTTCCAGGACTTCATCGTCAACGAGCTGCGGCTGCCGCGGGTCCTGGTCGGCCTCCTGGTCGGCGCCTCGCTGGGCCTCGGCGGCGCCCTGTTCCAGTCCGTCTCGCGCAACCCGCTGGGCAGCCCCGACGTGCTCGGTCTCTCGCAGGGCTCGACGGCCGGCGCGCTCGTCGTGATCGTGCTGACGTCCGGCTCCGCGGACGAGGTCACCATCGGCGCGCTCATCGGCGGCCTGGTCACCGGGCTCGCCATCTATCTGCTCGCCTGGAAGCAGGGCGCGCACGGATACCGGCTGGTCCTGGTCGGCATCGGCGTCTCCGCCGTCGTCACCGCCGTCAACGGCTATCTGCTCACCAAGGCCGACCTCGTCGACGCGGCCCGCGCGGTCGTGTGGATGACGGGGTCCCTGGGCGGCCGCGACTGGAGCCAGGTCTGGCCGCTGCTCACGCTGTGCGCCGTCCTCGTACCGCTCGTCCTCGCGAACGCGCGCGGCCTCAGGATGCTGGAGATGGGTGACGACGTCGCGTACGCCCTCGGGGTGCGCGTGGAGCGCGTACGGCTGCTGATGCTGGTCTCGGCCGTCCTGCTCACCGCGGCCGCCACCGCCGCCGCGGGCCCCGTCAGCTTCGTGGCGCTCACCGCGCCGCAGCTCGCCCGGCGTCTGACCTGCTCGCCGGGCCCGAACCTGGTGCCCTCCCTGTGCATGGGCGCCGCGCTGCTGGTCACCGCCGACTGGGCCGCGCAGCGGGCCTTCGGCGCCGATCAGCTGCCCGTGGGCGTGGTCACCGGTGTCCTGGGCGGCATCTATCTGCTCTGGCTCCTTGTCACCGAGCGCAAGGCAGGCCGGATATGA